Proteins from a single region of Platichthys flesus chromosome 16, fPlaFle2.1, whole genome shotgun sequence:
- the nfe2l1a gene encoding endoplasmic reticulum membrane sensor NFE2L1a: MTMLCLKKYFTEGLIQVAILLSLCGVRVDVELETYLPPSLQEMILGQTSTLTQTQFHNLRNHLEDGHDLHPKNVDLDGFFTTRRLLGWVRSLDRLQIPHSELETWLVQREPDPLTIDQSSLLERAPARVERDLIGLTVEPRPGLGTLQEEVEAEQKEEEIQNQLHYSDGLDESGEEEEDEEDDMARMHSHYMRTLGGGRTEGSDSRTYNRELSHNVAEQSSFPLQECLRLLEETFPFTEEQELSDDGGRGGDLGRHHSGREPLLSPIIPTDNPNLDLELDWQDLFAIMEPENTDVDTMTSLDNVLESRPPGPPPVESETFNLNCNNLDNVITDAHQGAHLAETPLQHGFLWPASQPQLEPALLSLTPSAELDDHTSAFNTWDVSRTLNVNTLHRPPDHMDLLADEPSEDFSLGQDADDNSSTFNINLLAQDPVDNLAESQSVEYALYPGDLASFNVNLNSRDLTAPSPSLSPDRNDMTQNLPISPSVFLVDEDVGDEDLPVQISDLLEDAAILDEMRLLDLALEEGFSPEMAARLEEEGYLDTDRDGDHSSTAVTEDQSEPGRHQQDGDEADTDSGLSLDFSYSPASPCASEASYYSSSSSSASNSSSSSISDVESPFYEDKEEDTEEGLVASDMEVEVTIKQEELDEEEMGAVGGGYPEDIKKLFPVNYGDHKLLNGFTWLEQIDHDHTYNQPFPSASSPSGNILSKHTKSSPQHPNPRHYHYSSSRHISETKMRSRDERRARGLKIPFSSELIINLPVEEFNDLLCNYKLNEEQLSLIRDIRRRGKNKIAAQNCRKRKLNVLQGLEDNVSGLRRRRSRLVREKQEALKNLQEMKRRLGTLYQEVFSRLRDGEGRPLDSAEYSINFAPNGSVMVASHQQEGWVPLTGEKTSKKQRNKKK; this comes from the exons CAAGAGATGATCCTGGGTCAGACCTCGACACTGACCCAGACGCAGTTCCACAATCTCCGCAACCACCTGGAGGATGGCCACGACTTGCACCCCAAGAATGTAGACCTGGATGGATTTTTCACAACGAGAAGGCTACTGGGCTGGGTGCGCTCTCTTGACAGACTACAG ATTCCTCATTCTGAGCTGGAGACATGGCTGGTCCAAAGGGAGCCAGATCCTCTAACCATTGATCAGTCCTCCCTGCTGGAGAGAGCTCCTGCCCGGGTGGAGAGAGACCTGATTGGTCTGACTGTGGAGCCTAGACCTGGACTTGGTACCTTGCAGGAAGAAGTGGAGGCTGAACAAAAAGAG GAAGAAATACAGAATCAGCTTCATTACAGTGATGGTCTGGATgagagtggagaggaagaggaggatgaagaggacgaCATGGCCAGGATGCATAGCCACTACATGAGGAcactgggaggaggaagaacagaggGTTCTGACAGCCGTACTTACAACAGAGAGTTGTCTCACAATGTAGCAGAACAG AGTTCTTTCCCCCTTCAGGAGTGTTTGAGGCTCTTGGAGGAAACCTTTCCCTTCACAGAGGAACAAGAG TTAAGTGATGATGGCGGTAGAGGGGGAGACCTGGGACGTCACCACTCAGGCAGGGAGCCCCTGCTGTCCCCCATCATCCCCACTGATAACCCCAATTTGGACTTGGAGCTTGACTGGCAGGACCTGTTTGCTATCATGGAACCTGAG AACACAGATGTTGACACAATGACATCATTAGACAACGTCTTAGAGTCGAGACCCCCTGGGCCGCCGCCTGTTGAGTCAGAAACCTTTAACCTAAACTGTAACAACCTTGACAACGTCATAACCGATGCTCATCAGGGTGCCCATCTAGCAGAAACTCCCCTGCAGCATG GTTTCTTGTGGCCTGCAAGTCAGCCCCAGCTCGAGCCAGcacttctctccctcactcccagTGCGGAGTTGGATGATCACACTTCAGCCTTCAATACGTGGGATGTTTCGAGAACCTTAAACGTGAATACCTTACACAGGCCTCCCGATCACATGGATCTCTTGGCTGATGAACCCTCAGAAGATTTCTCTTTGGGACAAGATGCAGATGATAACTCGAGTACCTTCAACATAAACCTGTTAGCTCAAGATCCAGTGGATAACTTGGCAGAAAGTCAGAGTGTAGAATATGCTCTCTACCCTGGAGACCTCGCTAGCTTTAACGTTAACTTAAATTCACGTGATTTAACAGCTCCCAGTCCTTCCCTGTCCCCAGACAGGAATGATATGACTCAGAACCTTCCGATATCTCCCAGTGTCTTTCTGGTTGATGAGGATGTTGGTGATGAAGATCTCCCTGTTCAAATTAGTGACCTCCTAGAGGATGCTGCCATCTTGGATGAGATGAGATTGTTGGACCTGGCTCTGGAGGAAGGATTCAGTCCAGAGATGGCAGcacggctggaggaggagggctaCCTTGACACTGACAGGGATGGTGACCACTCTTCCACGGCAGTCACAGAGGATCAGAGTGAACCAGGACGACATCAGCAAG ATGGTGATGAGGCAGACACTGACTCCGGTCTCTCCCTGGACTTCAGCTACAGCCCTGCTTCTCCATGTGCTTCTGAGGCCTCGTATtattcatcttcctcctcgtctgcATCAaactcctcatcatcctctatTTCAGATGTGGAAAGTCCCTTCTATGAAGACAAGGAAGAAGATACTGAGGAAGGATTAGTTGCTTCAGATATGGAAGTGGAGGTGACCATaaagcaggaggagctggatgaggaggagatgggggcAGTAGGAGGAGGGTATCCTGAAGACATTAAGAAACTCTTTCCTGTTAACTATGGTGATCACAAGCTGTTAAATGGCTTTACTTGGCTGGAGCAGATTGACCATGATCACACATACAACCAGCCCTtcccctccgcctcctctccaTCAGGAAATATActtagcaaacacacaaaatcctCTCCACAACATCCCAACCCCAGGCATTACCACTACTCCTCTTCCAGACACATCTCTGAGACCAAAATGCGGAGCCGAGATGAGCGACGTGCTCGAGGCTTGAAGATTCCTTTCTCCAGCGAGCTGATTATTAATTTGCCAGTGGAAGAGTTTAATGACTTGCTGTGCAATTATAAACTCAATGAGGAGCAGCTAAGCCTTATCAGGGACATTCGGCGCCGGGGCAAGAATAAGATAGCAGCCCAGAactgcaggaagaggaaactGAATGTGCTGCAGGGACTGGAGGATAATGTTTCAGGTTTGAGGCGCCGCCGTTCGCGACTGGTCCGAGAGAAACAGGAAGCCCTGAAGAATTTGCAAGAAATGAAACGCCGACTGGGCACTTTGTATCAGGAAGTCTTTTCAAggctgagggatggagaaggAAGGCCACTGGATTCTGCAGAGTACTCTATTAATTTTGCTCCCAATGGTAGTGTCATGGTGGCTTCACACCAACAAGAAGGATGGGTGCCACtgacaggagaaaaaacaagCAAGAAACAGAGGAACAAGAAGAAGTGA